In the genome of Kutzneria kofuensis, the window GCGGCACGAGCAGCGACCGGAACACCAGCACCAGCAGGATGAGCGCGAGGCCGACCACGAGCAGCAGGTAGATCGGCAGCGCGTGGTCCAGCGAGGCCGCGACGTCGACGCTGACGGCGGTGGCGCCGGTGACCGACACGGTGGCGCCGCCGAAGCCGGCGAGGTGGTTGCGCAGGTCGCCGACCAGCCGCTCCGTGTCCGCGCTGGTGGGCCCGGACTTGGGGATCACGGTGAGCAGGGCGGCGGTGCCGGCCTTGTCCGGGATCGCCGGTGCGACGACGGCGACGTCGTCCAGCTTCTGCACGGTCGCAGTCGCCTTGTGGGCCGTGGCAGCGGCGTTGTCGCCCTCGAACAGCACGATCAGCGGACCGTTGAATCCGGCGCCGAACGCGTCGGACAGCAGCTGGGTCGCCTTGGCCTGGGTGGATCCCTGCGCCGCGGCGGGCACCAGGGTGGTCCGCATCGACGCGGCGGGGATGGCGAGCACGCCGAGCCCGACCACGGCGAGCAGCAGCGCGGCCACCGGCCGCCGGAGCACCGACGCGATCCAGCCGAGCTGGAAACCCTTGTCGCGGCGTGGTTTGCGGGGCAGCGCGCGGCGACCCAGGTAGCTGAGCACGGCCGGCACGAGCGTGATCGCGACCAGCACCGCGACGGCGATGGTCAGCGCCGCCGCGATCCCCATCTGGGTCAGGAACGGGATTCCGGCCACGGCCAGGCAGGCGAGTGCGATGACGACCGTCGAACCGGCGGTGACGACCGCGGTGCCGGCCGTGCCGACCGCCGTGGCGATGGCCGGGCCGACCTCCGCGCCGCCACGCAGTTCCTGTCGGAACCGGCTGATGATGAACAAGGCGTAGTCGATGCCCACGGCGAGGCCGAGCATCGTCGCCAGGATCGGGGTGGTCGACTGCAGCTGCAGGAAGCCGGTGGCGATGGTGACGCCGAGCGCGCCGATCCCGACGCCGACGGCGGCCGTTAGCAGGTTCATCCCGGCGGCGACCAGCGATCCGTACGTCAGGGCCAGGATGACCAGTGCGGCGATCACGCCCACCGCCTCGCCGGCGCCGCCGATGTCGGTCGGGTCGGTGATCGCCTGGCCGGTGACTTCCACCGTGAAACCGTTGGTGCGGGCGGCATTCACCGTGTCGAGCAGCGCGTGCTGCTCGTCCGCGGTGACGTCGCCGACGCCGGCCTTGTAGGTCACCGTGCTGTAGGCGGTGGTCTGCTTGGCGTCGATCCCCGGAGCCTGCGGGTTCAGCGGGTTGGACGCGGACCGCACGCCGGGCAGCCCCGACAGCTTGGTCACCAGGTCGCCGAGGGTCTTGGCGTTGGCCGGCGTCGTGAGCTGCTGACCGGCCGGGGCCTTGACGACCACCTGTGCCGTCGCGCCACCCGAGTCGAACTCGGTTTGGATCCGGTCCTGGGCATTGGTGGATTCCTGGCCCGGAATGGAGATCGCGGTGGTGGTGTGGCCGCCTGATGTCACCGCCCCGGCACCGGCGGCAGCCAGGATCACCAGCCAGAGCAGGACGAAGACGAGACGGCGCCGGTGCGCGAGCGCGCCGAGTCGCTGGAGGAGACGTGCCACGGTGATCAGGCCTTCCGCTCGTGGCCGAGTGCGTCGAAACAGGTTGCGATGATCTGGGCCCGCCACAGCGTCCGGTCGCCGATCTGGTGGGCGGCAAGGCAAAGCACCGCGAGCGCGCCGAGGGCGCCGGTCACGCGGATCAGTCGGTCCGGATCGCCGGCCTCGGGGTCCACGGCGAACGCCTCGAAGGCGAA includes:
- a CDS encoding MMPL family transporter, coding for MARLLQRLGALAHRRRLVFVLLWLVILAAAGAGAVTSGGHTTTAISIPGQESTNAQDRIQTEFDSGGATAQVVVKAPAGQQLTTPANAKTLGDLVTKLSGLPGVRSASNPLNPQAPGIDAKQTTAYSTVTYKAGVGDVTADEQHALLDTVNAARTNGFTVEVTGQAITDPTDIGGAGEAVGVIAALVILALTYGSLVAAGMNLLTAAVGVGIGALGVTIATGFLQLQSTTPILATMLGLAVGIDYALFIISRFRQELRGGAEVGPAIATAVGTAGTAVVTAGSTVVIALACLAVAGIPFLTQMGIAAALTIAVAVLVAITLVPAVLSYLGRRALPRKPRRDKGFQLGWIASVLRRPVAALLLAVVGLGVLAIPAASMRTTLVPAAAQGSTQAKATQLLSDAFGAGFNGPLIVLFEGDNAAATAHKATATVQKLDDVAVVAPAIPDKAGTAALLTVIPKSGPTSADTERLVGDLRNHLAGFGGATVSVTGATAVSVDVAASLDHALPIYLLLVVGLALILLVLVFRSLLVPLVGVVGFLLTIGASLGATVAVFQWGWLADAVNLDSAGPLISLTPIIVTGILFGLAMDYQVFLVSRMHEAHHGGVSAREAITTGFRQAAPVVVAAALIMFSVFAGFVPAGEATVKSIAFALAIGILFDAFVVRMVLVPAALALLGRVAWWLPAWLRWLPSLDLEGARLTAVSPEEREKVDA